In one window of Miscanthus floridulus cultivar M001 chromosome 12, ASM1932011v1, whole genome shotgun sequence DNA:
- the LOC136496806 gene encoding nucleotide pyrophosphatase/phosphodiesterase-like isoform X1: MRPEGAARLACLLLLAAAAAGHGGVQPLSRIAIHRARVALDAAAAVRASPELLGTKGEDTAWVNVEFVIPHPSDDDWIGVFSPSNFNASTCPGSHGSGPGPVICSAPIKYQVTNYSSDYGKSGKGALKFQLINQRQDFSFALFTGGLSNPKLIAVSNAIAFANPKAPVYPRLAQGKSWNEMTVTWTSGYDINEAYPFVEWGIKWSPPVRTAAGTVTFDRDSICGDPARSVGWRDPGFIHTAFLTDLWPNKEYYYKIGHMLPDGSVVWGKLSSFKAPPYPGQKSLQRVVIFGDMGKAERDGSNEYANYQPGSLNTTDTLIKDLDNIDIVFHIGDITYANGYISQWDQFTQQVEEITSRVPYMIASGNHERDWPNSGSYFNGTDSGGECGVLAETMYYTPTENRANYWYSTDYGMFRFCVADSEHDWREGTEQYKFIENCLATVDRKKQPWLIFIAHRVLGYSSGFFYGRDRSFAEPMSRQSLQKLWQKYRVDLAFYGHVHNYERTCPVYEEQCMSSEKSHYSGIMNGTIHVVVGGAGSHLSNFTIQVPAWSVYREMDYGFVKLTAFNYSSLLYEYKRSSDGKVYDSFTMHREYRDVLACVKDSCPPALKAT; this comes from the exons CCGGAAGGCGCAGCGCGGCTGGCGTGTTTGCTACTgctcgccgccgcggccgcggggcACGGCGGCGTGCAGCCGCTGTCGCGCATCGCCATCCACCGCGCCCGCGTCGCGCTGGACGCGGCCGCCGCGGTACGGGCCTCGCCGGAGCTGCTGGGAACCAAG GGCGAAGATACTGCCTGGGTGAACGTTGAATTTGTTATTCCCCATCCAAGTGATGATGATTGGATTGGCGTATTTTCTCCTTCAAACTTCAA CGCATCCACATGCCCTGGTTCTCACGGATCTGGCCCAGGTCCTGTGATATGCTCAGCACCAATAAAG TATCAGGTTACAAATTATTCATCAGATTATGGCAAGTCCGGGAAAGGGGCACTGAAGTTTCAGCTGATCAACCAGCGGCAAGacttttcatttgcattgttcACTGGAGGACTCTCTAAT CCGAAACTTATTGCAGTATCAAATGCTATTGCTTTTGCAAACCCAAAGGCTCCAGTTTATCCACGCCTAGCGCAAGGAAAATCCTGGAACGAG ATGACTGTAACATGGACAAGTGGCTATGATATCAATGAGGCATATCCCTTTGTCGAATGGGGAATAAAATGGAGCCCCCCGGTACGCACTGCAGCTGGCACTGTCACTTTTGATCGTGATAGCATCTGCG GAGATCCTGCTCGTTCTGTAGGTTGGAGAGATCCTGGTTTCATACACACAGCTTTCCTAACAGACTTGTGGCCAAATAAAGA GTACTACTACAAAATTGGGCATATGCTGCCAGATGGAAGTGTTGTTTGGGGCAAATTATCTTCCTTCAAAGCACCTCCTTATCCTGGTCAGAAGTCACTGCAGCGTGTTGTTATTTTCGGAGATATGGGAAAG GCCGAGAGGGATGGAAGCAACGAATACGCCAACTACCAGCCTGGGTCACTTAACACTACTGATACACTAATCAAGGACCTTGACAACATAGACATAGTGTTCCACATTGGCGACATTACCTACGCCAATGGGTACATTTCACAATGGGATCAGTTCACACAACAAGTGGAAGAGATCACTTCACGAGTCCCTTACATGATTGCGAG TGGGAATCATGAACGAGATTGGCCCAACAGTGGGTCATACTTCAATGGAACAGACTCTGGAGGGGAGTGTGGTGTGTTAGCTGAGACCATGTACTATACACCTACAGAAAACAGAGCAAACTACTG GTACTCCACAGATTATGGCATGTTCCGGTTCTGCGTTGCGGACAGCGAGCACGACTGGCGGGAAGGCACGGAGCAGTACAAGTTCATCGAGAACTGCCTCGCCACGGTCGACCGGAAGAAACAGCCGTGGCTGATATTCATCGCTCATCGCGTCCTCGGCTACTCGTCCGGTTTCTTCTACGGCAGAGACAGATCGTTTGCTGAGCCAATGTCCCGGCAAAGCCTCCAGAAGCTCTGGCAGAAGTATAGGGTGGACTTGGCGTTCTACGGCCATGTCCACAACTACGAGAGGACATGCCCTGTCTATGAG GAACAATGCATGAGCTCAGAGAAGTCCCACTACTCTGGCATCATGAACGGTACCATCCACGTCGTCGTTGGGGGCGCCGGCAGCCACCTGAGCAACTTCACCATCCAGGTCCCGGCGTGGAGCGTCTACAGGGAGATGGACTACGGCTTCGTCAAGCTCACGGCATTCAACTACTCGTCCCTTCTCTACGAGTACAAACGGTCCAGCGACGGCAAGGTGTACGATAGCTTCACTATGCACAGAGAGTACAGGGACGTGTTAGCGTGCGTCAAGGACAGCTGCCCTCCGGCTTTAAAAGCGACATGA
- the LOC136496806 gene encoding nucleotide pyrophosphatase/phosphodiesterase-like isoform X2, translated as MRPEGAARLACLLLLAAAAAGHGGVQPLSRIAIHRARVALDAAAAVRASPELLGTKGEDTAWVNVEFVIPHPSDDDWIGVFSPSNFNASTCPGSHGSGPGPVICSAPIKYQVTNYSSDYGKSGKGALKFQLINQRQDFSFALFTGGLSNPKLIAVSNAIAFANPKAPVYPRLAQGKSWNEMTVTWTSGYDINEAYPFVEWGIKWSPPVRTAAGTVTFDRDSICGWRDPGFIHTAFLTDLWPNKEYYYKIGHMLPDGSVVWGKLSSFKAPPYPGQKSLQRVVIFGDMGKAERDGSNEYANYQPGSLNTTDTLIKDLDNIDIVFHIGDITYANGYISQWDQFTQQVEEITSRVPYMIASGNHERDWPNSGSYFNGTDSGGECGVLAETMYYTPTENRANYWYSTDYGMFRFCVADSEHDWREGTEQYKFIENCLATVDRKKQPWLIFIAHRVLGYSSGFFYGRDRSFAEPMSRQSLQKLWQKYRVDLAFYGHVHNYERTCPVYEEQCMSSEKSHYSGIMNGTIHVVVGGAGSHLSNFTIQVPAWSVYREMDYGFVKLTAFNYSSLLYEYKRSSDGKVYDSFTMHREYRDVLACVKDSCPPALKAT; from the exons CCGGAAGGCGCAGCGCGGCTGGCGTGTTTGCTACTgctcgccgccgcggccgcggggcACGGCGGCGTGCAGCCGCTGTCGCGCATCGCCATCCACCGCGCCCGCGTCGCGCTGGACGCGGCCGCCGCGGTACGGGCCTCGCCGGAGCTGCTGGGAACCAAG GGCGAAGATACTGCCTGGGTGAACGTTGAATTTGTTATTCCCCATCCAAGTGATGATGATTGGATTGGCGTATTTTCTCCTTCAAACTTCAA CGCATCCACATGCCCTGGTTCTCACGGATCTGGCCCAGGTCCTGTGATATGCTCAGCACCAATAAAG TATCAGGTTACAAATTATTCATCAGATTATGGCAAGTCCGGGAAAGGGGCACTGAAGTTTCAGCTGATCAACCAGCGGCAAGacttttcatttgcattgttcACTGGAGGACTCTCTAAT CCGAAACTTATTGCAGTATCAAATGCTATTGCTTTTGCAAACCCAAAGGCTCCAGTTTATCCACGCCTAGCGCAAGGAAAATCCTGGAACGAG ATGACTGTAACATGGACAAGTGGCTATGATATCAATGAGGCATATCCCTTTGTCGAATGGGGAATAAAATGGAGCCCCCCGGTACGCACTGCAGCTGGCACTGTCACTTTTGATCGTGATAGCATCTGCG GTTGGAGAGATCCTGGTTTCATACACACAGCTTTCCTAACAGACTTGTGGCCAAATAAAGA GTACTACTACAAAATTGGGCATATGCTGCCAGATGGAAGTGTTGTTTGGGGCAAATTATCTTCCTTCAAAGCACCTCCTTATCCTGGTCAGAAGTCACTGCAGCGTGTTGTTATTTTCGGAGATATGGGAAAG GCCGAGAGGGATGGAAGCAACGAATACGCCAACTACCAGCCTGGGTCACTTAACACTACTGATACACTAATCAAGGACCTTGACAACATAGACATAGTGTTCCACATTGGCGACATTACCTACGCCAATGGGTACATTTCACAATGGGATCAGTTCACACAACAAGTGGAAGAGATCACTTCACGAGTCCCTTACATGATTGCGAG TGGGAATCATGAACGAGATTGGCCCAACAGTGGGTCATACTTCAATGGAACAGACTCTGGAGGGGAGTGTGGTGTGTTAGCTGAGACCATGTACTATACACCTACAGAAAACAGAGCAAACTACTG GTACTCCACAGATTATGGCATGTTCCGGTTCTGCGTTGCGGACAGCGAGCACGACTGGCGGGAAGGCACGGAGCAGTACAAGTTCATCGAGAACTGCCTCGCCACGGTCGACCGGAAGAAACAGCCGTGGCTGATATTCATCGCTCATCGCGTCCTCGGCTACTCGTCCGGTTTCTTCTACGGCAGAGACAGATCGTTTGCTGAGCCAATGTCCCGGCAAAGCCTCCAGAAGCTCTGGCAGAAGTATAGGGTGGACTTGGCGTTCTACGGCCATGTCCACAACTACGAGAGGACATGCCCTGTCTATGAG GAACAATGCATGAGCTCAGAGAAGTCCCACTACTCTGGCATCATGAACGGTACCATCCACGTCGTCGTTGGGGGCGCCGGCAGCCACCTGAGCAACTTCACCATCCAGGTCCCGGCGTGGAGCGTCTACAGGGAGATGGACTACGGCTTCGTCAAGCTCACGGCATTCAACTACTCGTCCCTTCTCTACGAGTACAAACGGTCCAGCGACGGCAAGGTGTACGATAGCTTCACTATGCACAGAGAGTACAGGGACGTGTTAGCGTGCGTCAAGGACAGCTGCCCTCCGGCTTTAAAAGCGACATGA